A segment of the Anaerolineae bacterium genome:
CAAGCCGGGAAAACAAATGATATTGCCACCCTGGTAGATTACGATATGGAGTTTCACCGGCGAATCTGCCTGTGGTCCGGCAGCGCCACCCTCCTGCGGGTCTGGCTGCCGCTTTATGCTCAACTCCAACGCTTTGTGGTAAAAACGCATCCCACCGCCTTTCCGGACCTGGTTGAAGTAGCCAATAATCATCTCCCCATTATAGAAACACTGCGCCATCACCGGCCGGAATTGGCCGCCGAGGCCATAGAAAAACACATTATGCTGATTTGGTCCAAACTGGAACCCAGCCAAAATTCTCTTAAACAAGGAGCCTAACTAATGAATCTGCCAACTTTTCGTCTTGACGACAAAGTAGCCGTTGTTACCGGCGCCGGCAGCGGCATGGGCCGGGCGTTTGCCGTGGGCCTGGCCCATGCCGGGGCCGATGTTGTAGTGGCCGACCTGCCCGACCGGCAAGCCAACGCCGAAGAAACGGCGGCCTCTATCCACGCAGCGGGCAGAAAGGCCCTGGCCTTGCCCCTGGATGTGACAGGCGTCGAATCCATCCAAGCTATGGTTGACCGGGTGGTGGATACCTGGGGCCACATTGATATTATGGTCAACAACGCCGGCATCAATATCCGCAAATGGGCCACAGACGTTGCCGAACAAGATTGGGACCGGATTGTTGACACCGATCTCAAAGGAGTTTTTTTCTGCGCCCAGGCGGCGGCCAAACACATGATCAAACGGGGCCGGGGCGGCAAAATCATCAATCAGGCCTCGCAAGTGGGGCTGGTTGGTTATTATGAACGGAGCGTCTACTGCTCGGCCAAAGGCGGCGTGATCAATATGACCCGGGCGCTGGCCATTGAATGGGCCAAACACAATATCACTGTTAACGCCATTGCGCCCACGTTTGTTAATACGCCCTTTGTGCAAAAGTTACTTGAAGATAAAGGCATCCGCGACGAAGTTATCAGCCGCATTCCCCTGGGCCGCATTGCCGAACCCGAAGACATTGTGGGCGCGGTGGTCTACCTGGCCAGCCCGGCGGCCAATATGGTCACCGGCCACACGCTGGTTGTTGATGGCGGTTGGACCGCAATTTAACCTGAATTAAATTTTCTACCCAATCCC
Coding sequences within it:
- a CDS encoding FCD domain-containing protein produces the protein QAGKTNDIATLVDYDMEFHRRICLWSGSATLLRVWLPLYAQLQRFVVKTHPTAFPDLVEVANNHLPIIETLRHHRPELAAEAIEKHIMLIWSKLEPSQNSLKQGA
- a CDS encoding glucose 1-dehydrogenase — its product is MNLPTFRLDDKVAVVTGAGSGMGRAFAVGLAHAGADVVVADLPDRQANAEETAASIHAAGRKALALPLDVTGVESIQAMVDRVVDTWGHIDIMVNNAGINIRKWATDVAEQDWDRIVDTDLKGVFFCAQAAAKHMIKRGRGGKIINQASQVGLVGYYERSVYCSAKGGVINMTRALAIEWAKHNITVNAIAPTFVNTPFVQKLLEDKGIRDEVISRIPLGRIAEPEDIVGAVVYLASPAANMVTGHTLVVDGGWTAI